The nucleotide window TTGTCTTGGTCAGCTTTTGACTTAGGCTCAACTGATAACTGGATTACAGGCTCTGGGAACTGCATGGACTCTAAGATTACTAGAGACTTTTCGTCACATAAAGTGTCACCAGTAGTTGTATCTTTCAAACCAACAGCTGCAGCGATGTCGCCAGCGTAAACCGTTGAGATTTCCTGACGGCTGTTCGCGTGCATTTGAAGGATACGTCCGATACGTTCACGCTTTCCTTTAGTTGAGTTCTGGACATAAGATCCAGAATCTAGAGTACCAGAGTAAACGCGGAAGAACGTTAACTTACCAACATAAGGGTCAGTCATAACTTTGAACGCAAGAGCCGAGAATGGCTCGCTGTCGTCAGAGTGACGCTCAACCACGTCTTCTGTATCCGGAAGATGGCCCTGGATCGCAGGTACATCAAGCGGAGATGGAAGGTAGTCGATTACAGCGTCAAGCATTAGCTGAACACCTTTGTTTTTGAATGCTGATCCACAGATAACTGGGTAGAACTCAACATTTGTAGTACCTTTACGGATTGCAGCTTTGATCTCTTCGACTGTAAGCTCTTCTCCGCCAAGGTATTTTTCCATTAGCTCTTCATCAAGCTCAGCTACCGCTTCAACTAGCTTTTCACGGTATTCTTCAGCTTTAGCCATATACTCTTCTGGAATTTCCCCAACAGTGATTTCTGTACCAAGGTCATTACCGTAGAAGATTGCTCTCATTTCAACTAGGTCGATGATAGCTTCGAACTCATCTTCAGCACCGATCGGTAATTGGATCGGGTGAGCATTAGCTTGAAGGCGATCGTGAATAGTTGAAACAGAGTAAAGGAAGTCCGCGCCTAGCTTATCCATTTTGTTAACGAATACTACACGTGGAACTCCGTAAGTAGTAGCCTGGCGCCATACTGTTTCAGTTTGAGGCTCAACACCTGACTGTGCATCAAGTACAGCTACTGCACCATCAAGTACACGAAGAGAACGTTCAACTTCAACAGTGAAGTCTACGTGTCCTGGTGTATCGATGATGTTAACGCGGTGTTCTTTCCAAGAAGCTGTTGTTGCAGCAGAAGTGATCGTGATTCCACGCTCTTGTTCCTGCTCCATCCAGTCCATTTGAGAAGCACCTTCGTGAGTTTCGCCGATTTTGTGAATACGGCCAGTATAATAAAGAACACGCTCAGTTGTTGTTGTTTTACCAGCATCAATGTGAGCCATGATTCCAATATTACGAGTTTTTGCTAAGGAGAACTCTCTTGCCATTTGGTCTTTCTCCTTCCTAGTGTGAATGTTATTAGATTGAAGGTAATTCTACCAACGATAGTGAGCGAATGCTTTGTTTGCTTCCGCCATTTTGTGTGTATCTTCGCGCTTCTTAACAGAAGCACCAGTGTTGTTAGCAGCGTCAAGAATTTCGTTAGCTAGACGCTCTTCCATTGTCTTTTCCCCACGGAGACGTGAGTAGTTTACCAACCAGCGAAGACCTAAAGTAGTACGGCGATCTGCACGCACCTCGATTGGTACTTGATAGTTAGCTCCACCTACACGGCGTGCTTTTACTTCTAGAACAGGCATGATGTTCTTAAGAGCTGCATCGAATACTTCGATTGGCTCTTTGCCTGAACGCTCACGAATGATATCAAAAGCTGAATAAAGGATCTTTTGTGATTTACCTCTCTTGCCATCGATCATCATCTTGTTGATCAAGCGAGTGATAAGCTTTGAGTTATAAATCGGATCCGGCAATACGTCTCTTTTTGCAACTGGACCTTTACGTGGCATGTTATTTCCTCCTTTCAAAAAGGGTTGATAGTTTTTGGTTTATTATTTCTTAGCTGCTTTTGGTCTCTTAGTACCGTACTTAGAACGTCCCTGCATACGGTTGTTAACACCAGCAGTATCAAGAGCTCCACGTACGATATGGTAACGTACTCCCGGTAAGTCTTTTACACGTCCTCCGCGGATAAGAACAACACTGTGTTCTTGAAGGTTGTGCCCGATTCCTGGGATATAAGCAGTTACCTCGATTCCGTTAGTCAAACGTACACGAGCGTATTTACGCAACGCTGAGTTTGGCTTCTTCGGAGTCATAGTACCAACACGAGTACATACACCACGCTTTTGTGGAGATGAAACGTTTGTTTGTGCTTTCTTGAAGCTGTTGTAACCTTTATTTAGCGCAGGAGATTTTGACTTCTCCTCCTTTGAGCTACGTGGCTTGCGCACTAATTGGTTAATTGTAGGCATGATCTTTTTCCTCCCTTCACATTTTGTGTAAGCCCACACATCCAGGTGGTTCATTTTTTTACAAAAAACAACGTTCTTG belongs to Mesobacillus subterraneus and includes:
- the rpsG gene encoding 30S ribosomal protein S7 produces the protein MPRKGPVAKRDVLPDPIYNSKLITRLINKMMIDGKRGKSQKILYSAFDIIRERSGKEPIEVFDAALKNIMPVLEVKARRVGGANYQVPIEVRADRRTTLGLRWLVNYSRLRGEKTMEERLANEILDAANNTGASVKKREDTHKMAEANKAFAHYRW
- the fusA gene encoding elongation factor G — encoded protein: MAREFSLAKTRNIGIMAHIDAGKTTTTERVLYYTGRIHKIGETHEGASQMDWMEQEQERGITITSAATTASWKEHRVNIIDTPGHVDFTVEVERSLRVLDGAVAVLDAQSGVEPQTETVWRQATTYGVPRVVFVNKMDKLGADFLYSVSTIHDRLQANAHPIQLPIGAEDEFEAIIDLVEMRAIFYGNDLGTEITVGEIPEEYMAKAEEYREKLVEAVAELDEELMEKYLGGEELTVEEIKAAIRKGTTNVEFYPVICGSAFKNKGVQLMLDAVIDYLPSPLDVPAIQGHLPDTEDVVERHSDDSEPFSALAFKVMTDPYVGKLTFFRVYSGTLDSGSYVQNSTKGKRERIGRILQMHANSRQEISTVYAGDIAAAVGLKDTTTGDTLCDEKSLVILESMQFPEPVIQLSVEPKSKADQDKMTTALQKLQEEDPTFRAHTDQETGQVIIAGMGELHLDIIVDRMRREFKVEANVGAPQVAYRETFRESANVEGKFARQSGGRGQYGHVWIEFSPNEEGKGFEFVNGIVGGVVPREYIPAVQAGLEDALDRGVLAGYPLVDIKARLFDGSYHDVDSSEMAFKIAASMALKNAASKCKPVILEPVMRVEVVIPEEYLGDIMGMITARRGRVEGMDARGNAQVVRSMVPLSEMFGYATALRSSTQGRGVFSMHFDHYEEVPKSVSEEIIKKNKGE
- the rpsL gene encoding 30S ribosomal protein S12; translation: MPTINQLVRKPRSSKEEKSKSPALNKGYNSFKKAQTNVSSPQKRGVCTRVGTMTPKKPNSALRKYARVRLTNGIEVTAYIPGIGHNLQEHSVVLIRGGRVKDLPGVRYHIVRGALDTAGVNNRMQGRSKYGTKRPKAAKK